The genomic segment gaccatttaaaataaaaatatgaaatatcatagatatatgacatagatgattggttgtcttagaagccatgattgccccaatatgcaaatttgaatgtgcaaggcctaagatatgattggctggctgggaagccatgaaggcaacaatatgcaaatttgaatgtgcaagccctcggatatgattggttgtctcagaagccatataaaaagcagtaaaactgtactatgatttggtagaaaaatataattaatcaaaatactatatttggcagaaatactatgttgtagcagaaacactatatttagcacaaatctgatgaaatagaagaaatagtatgatttagcagaaatgctgtatttaccacaaatactggaaagcagcagaaatgctatgacttagcacaatagtaataacttaaacagaaaaattggaaaagcaaaacggacagctgaaaaatcctgaacatgctaagggtccctcaaatgtaattgttaaatgagaaagaaaccagcaaaaaaaaaagtataacagtcacacaaccacaaatatgtacacatatggtaacacacatgcacagacagacacacacaggatcaaattcagtcaaccagtctaaatatattgagttTGAatgttacaatgagatcatcccataaaaaggctttctctctctctctctctctctgtctcacacacacacacacacacacacacacacacacacaagatccaattcagtcaaccagtctaaatatattgattttgaatcttacaatgagatcatccaataaaaaggcttttctctctctctctctctctctctctctctctctctctctctctctgtcacacacacacacacacacacacacacaagatccaattcagtcaaccagtctaaatatattgaatttaaatcttacaatgagatcatccaataacaagctctctctctctctctctctctctctctctctctctctctctgtgtcacacacacacacacacacacacacacacacaagatccaattcagtcaaccagtctaaatatattgattttgaatcttataatgagatcatcccataaaaaggcttctctctctctctctctctctctctctctctcacacacacacacacacatacacacacacaagatccaattcagtcaaccagtctaaatatattgattttgaatcttacaatgagatcatcccataaaaaggctttctctctctctctctctctctctctctctctctctgtcacacacacacacacacacaagatccaattcagtcaaccagtctaaatatattgattttgaatcttacaatgagatcatcccataaaaggctttctctctctctctctctctctctctctctctctctctgtcacacacacacacacaagatccaattcagtcaaccagtctaaatatattgattttgaatcttataatgagatcatcccataaaaggctttctctctctctctctctctctctctctctcacacacacacacacacacacacacacacacacacaagatccaattcagtcaaccagtctaaatatattgaattgaaatcttacaatgagatcatcccataaaaagcttttctctctctctctctctctctctctctcacacacacacacacacacacacacacacacacacacacacacacacacacacacacacacaagatccaattcagtcaaccagtctaaatatattgattttgaatcttacaatgagatcatcccataaaaaggctttctctctctctctctctctctctctctctctctctctctctctctgtcacacacacacaagatccaattcagtcaaccagtctaaatatattgattttgaatcttacaatgagatcatcccataaaaaggctttctctctctctctctctctctctctctctctctctctctctctctctgtcacacacacacacacacacacaagatccaattcagtcaaccagtctaaatatattgaatttaaattttacaatgagatcatcccataacaagcctttctctctctctctctctctgtcacacacacacacacacacacacacacacacacacacacacacacacacacacacacacacacacacacacacacacacaagatccaattcagtcaaccagtctaaatatattgattttgaatcttacaatgagatcatcccataaaaaggctttctctctctctctctctctctctctctccctctctctgtcacacacacacacacacacaagatccaattcagtcaaccagtctaaatatattgattttgaatcttacaatgagatcatcccataaaaaggctttctctctctctctctctctctctctctctcacacacacacacacacaagatccaattcagtcaaccagtctaaatatattaatttaaattttacaatgagatcatcccataacaagcctttctctctctctctctctctctctctctcacacacacacacacacacacacacactcactctctcacacacacacacacacacacacacacacacacacacagggagagagaagtaagtttctagctcagtcaagcagcctgggagctgctgaatttgaatccaccaatcagagagcctgtgcactttttcccgccaaaacaggtgcacgcagcacagagagacacaggatttttgcactctatttctcataatgatgactcccctcaaacaaatgaccataatttcctaaccgtaggggctagaacggtcattcttacaccgttttgttcagaagagatcggggaatcttaaagtgttgacaatttatcattaaaatatgaattattaaagatatttgacttctaatgcaccataactgagtagaacaaagcaaaaactgccttgacttgccctcaaacaacgctttctaactctaaatctatttggagtatcaatatcattttttcaccgtaagagacagcaggctttggtgaacagtcatggaaattttcaggtctctgtggaaatccatcaaaaagatatgacgagagaaaaaagtgcatcatttccagagtttgaaatctgaagaaatctgagcgaaggacgaatttcctaccctcacacaagtctaactcatttccgaacggtaataggtgagaaagaaattcttgaattgtgagcatcaggagtgtctgaagatatactgggacaagcctcatgtcttaacgtcgctttgttgaggagatatggcgattcgaatatgcctctcattacagaaatcaagcggtgattttgaacaaactcttcattgactttctatggagagttttccgactttgtgttggtctgaggagatttgccaaaattctataaatctcacaacaatgatggtgacattttctgaaagccagcaaaaatacctacgttttgatgtataaattgtggaagttgagtgaaaattgagcaagtagcaagaagttgttcggaaatgaagagaagactgcgaaacctacagtggcacactggaaaccaagtgcatagcaaccataacaacacatgtattctgtgaaaaatcacaaagatgaaactcaaaacttgaagagggataagatgaaaatggtaacagatatgaaaaagctgaatcagacatgaatagcccaataatttgtgaacattttaaagtttgaatggttattctaggcgaaagtatgaggaagtagttcagtttcaaaaacaagtaagttttaacagaattgcagaagtttcccattcatttcaatgggacaaattaaaggaaaaagcttaatattttaaaaagtataatagtataaaataccaaaagatatagccggaaagggaaaaattagcagaatagtttaaaatttgaacggtgaaaatcggctgaaaattgtggaagtagatccacggcgaaaaacgtacggaaacacccggaataataataaagataaagaataaagagaaacaggaactcaatagtgtggatgcttaaccagcatccacacaattaaaCTGGTTAATAAGAAAATCAAAGAATCATTCATTCTGAAAAacgtacatttttttttacttcctacAAGAATAGGAACAACTGTGTAATATTTACCGTAGTTTAGTAGACTATAAAATGCACCAGATTAGATTGGGATAAGTCTAAGCATATAAGCATTTTATCTCAAAGTAACAAATACATCATAACACGAGAGTACAGTGTGTATAGATACAGTAGTAGCATGCAATATTTTACTACTTGTTACAACAATATATTCATACTTGATTTAAAACgtgattttttaaaagaaagaattaTCTTTCAGGATTGTTGTTTCACTTATCCTTTTGAGAGTCACAACAGCATTAAGtgaataaaaatgcaatgaaacAGTGTTCTGTGTAATGTTTTGTTAATTTAAGGCATGACGTGTGTTTTATGTTATAAGGTTATGCCTCAGAGTAATACACGCGACATTATTGGAatcttattattgtttttatgagtttaattttttaaactggTAAACATGGAGTTATAACCTTGCTTtttttgaattctgtttttcttgtttgtacCAGAACCTGCAAGCTGTCAAATTAATGACTAGAGGGTGAGCTACAATATTCAACTTTTAAATAATACTTATGTTGGGGTCAAGAATAGAACTGAAAATGCAGTACAAGATCATAAAACTTAAGTGTTGCATATTACTAAATATACTAAGGAAATCAGAGGGGTAAATCTGTGCAAAATGCAAATTCTAGGAGTTTTTCTGCGTACTTGGTGATCAGAGCAATAGTTGTTATAGGGAAGTTCGTGGCTTGGGGACAGAGTAAGCACCATAATACACAAATACAAAGTatgttaataattttaaaaacatatatactCAATCCACAATTATATattgtttaaataatttaatcaCAGCTGCTTTCAAGAGTGTTTCTTTTATACacaagatggaaaaacaaaatatatgaaTACATTTTTCTAAATTTGTAGATTTTATAAAACCCACAACCACTCTTGAATAAGAATGAAAGAATTGTTTAATcgtgtgtttaattttttttttaatttttaataaatgatAAACTCATTATATACAACTCATTGGCGAGAGCCTGCTGTCTGAAAGACTAAGCCCAGGGACTGTTTGTCCCAAAACACCTAGTAACGGTTGCTAACAACTCAGGCCTCTGTTACGGAAGGTGGTGAAGGGCTCGGTGGACCTCATCGTTACAACAGGTAAGATAAGATGGTATTTGTCATTAATAACATAACGCTCTTCTCGCATAACTTTCGTGGGCAAGCTAATAATATCTAAACTcaacatattatatatattacacAACAGCTGGCAAGAAACACGCTGGTGTTTTTGGTAACCTGTTAAATTAGCCTGCGGTTACAGAAAATACAGCAAGAGTTATGAagatatatttattgtttattgtaaACGCACTGTAACTGTGTCATTCAAAGTGCACAAACCACATGATATAAGcaacagtaaataaataattaggGAAGAAATGACTGATATGTCTCTAAGATTTAGACTAAAGCTGCTTAAAGTTTTGACTTATTTGAACAAATATTCAGCATCTAATCTAAGTTTAAAAGCAGAATATGAAACTAAATAGCATGGAGAAgatttaatataataataaatgtaatgttttttcCTCAAACAAGTAATCAGGAATGTTCTAAAGTTCAATGCAGCCATGCCTCGAGGAAGATCAGCCGCAAGCGCACGCTCAGATAACAGTGAGGTTGATGTTGATGGAGCAGGTAAGGTTTTCTGTGTTGGTATTATTAACTGTTCATATATCGATTGAAACAGCTGTAACATCACGTGCACATGATATTGTTCTTAAGTAGAAGAGATAGCCAAACTGCAGAGACAGTTCAGGATCATGGAAGGAGATCTGCAGGCCTACAACATGCAGACCCGGAAACAGATCCGCAAACAACAGTGAGTAAAAGCTACACCTATACAACATAGTTAGcagtctgtgtatttttttttctcttcagtcTCTTGTGTCATGTGGATAAAGGCAGGAGATAGAGGTGCTGCAGAAGGAGCAGGAGGAACTGCAACGAAACCTCGGTGCCTGTAACAGCTTGTCCCGTCAACAGCAGGAAAACAAGGACATCCAGACTATTCAGGTCCTGCTTGAGCAGAGAGAAATGCTGGAAGAGGAGCTGCAGAAAGGCAAAAAATGCCAGCAAGAGCTGCAGAAGGAGGTTAATTATGAGCTTTCACATTATTTGCTACTTCCTCATATTGTTTCATGCTTACCACAATTTTTATGTGCTGTTTTTAGATCTCCAGCATGGAGTTGAAGCTAGCAGAGTTGAGAAATGGAGCGGTTAGTAATAGTAACGCTCAAAGTTCCCCAGAACAGCGAATCCAAAAGTCCATACGCACTACGGAATACAAACTGAACAGAGTGAGTCATGAAGCACGTTACAGCCAAATACCcagaaaaatgaactgaatgttAAATATCATGGTGTGTTATACAAAATGTTATTAATGTTTGCATGTGTTCTTTGTCAAGGCCTTGACTCGCTTAAATAAGCAGTTGACCAAAAACAGCCAAGTGAGAGAGGAGCTGCATACTCTTTATATTGAGCGTGTTCGTTTCCAGCAACTACACAACAGGCTAagcaaggtcagaggtcaagtcaCATATAATATGATCTGGAGtcaaatatttttgttatttggcATTTATTTACTCGGGTTTCTTTACACTTAAATAGCAGatgcaaactgaaaacatgtCTCCACATGAACATTTGTGTTATAGGAACTGCAGGACGTACGCAAGAAAATTGGAGAAGTAATCAACCAGTCCTCTGCTGCTTATGACACAAGGTGAAATTTGAGATTCAGTTTCTATGAAGGGCAAAAAAATATCTGCATGTTATTCAGTTCAAACACTAATTGTTATCTGCACCTTAGGGTGGAGGCTCACTCCAAGGCGACAATAATAAAAGAGAAGGCACTGAAGGACCGTGACCAGTACAGCGCTGAGTTGAAGGAGCTGGAGAGGGTTATTGCGCACGAGTCCACCCTGAAAACGTTCATGATTGTCAAGTGCAGTGATGCAGGCAGGCAGGACGACGAGCATGAAATGGGACCCAGACAATGTAAGAGGCAACCAGTGTGTTGTAGCTGCTATGTCTGTTTATATTAATGATATTAATCaagttagttttatttatatattgccAAACCACAatagcagttgcctcaaggctcttattattgtaaggtaaagaaccTTCAATAATAcggctgtatttttttttactattaagTTGGAAACTGTGCTCTAGCAACATTACAGATGGTActtaaatatgaatattaaGAATGTTTCAAAT from the Oreochromis aureus strain Israel breed Guangdong linkage group 5, ZZ_aureus, whole genome shotgun sequence genome contains:
- the odad1 gene encoding coiled-coil domain-containing protein 114 isoform X3, producing MPRGRSAASARSDNSEVDVDGAVEEIAKLQRQFRIMEGDLQAYNMQTRKQIRKQQQEIEVLQKEQEELQRNLGACNSLSRQQQENKDIQTIQVLLEQREMLEEELQKGKKCQQELQKEISSMELKLAELRNGAVSNSNAQSSPEQRIQKSIRTTEYKLNRALTRLNKQLTKNSQVREELHTLYIERVRFQQLHNRLSKELQDVRKKIGEVINQSSAAYDTRVEAHSKATIIKEKALKDRDQYSAELKELERVIAHESTLKTFMIVKCSDAGRQDDEHEMGPRQSLEPKEQSRMDSGEESLDALEEAFERIRIATGEENLDQLVTRYIQVEDRNFALFNFVNEQTNDAEALKEEISKIKQDMEQFRVKGLQQEREHRSLLQDIDKQLEGVLSQRKANENRASIISEILDKTKTGVNNIFTKVECDRSAIEDMLGSSSGITENNIMSYLSLVEQRTNELLTVQAFLSTKDLKDPANFPLGQNPKLLQQNISIQPAVNRFWRKSSARQAATRPSKISLQFSVRSHPPEEAVI
- the odad1 gene encoding coiled-coil domain-containing protein 114 isoform X1, with product MPRGRSAASARSDNSEVDVDGAVEEIAKLQRQFRIMEGDLQAYNMQTRKQIRKQQQEIEVLQKEQEELQRNLGACNSLSRQQQENKDIQTIQVLLEQREMLEEELQKGKKCQQELQKEISSMELKLAELRNGAVSNSNAQSSPEQRIQKSIRTTEYKLNRALTRLNKQLTKNSQVREELHTLYIERVRFQQLHNRLSKELQDVRKKIGEVINQSSAAYDTRVEAHSKATIIKEKALKDRDQYSAELKELERVIAHESTLKTFMIVKCSDAGRQDDEHEMGPRQSLEPKEQSRMDSGEESLDALEEAFERIRIATGEENLDQLVTRYIQVEDRNFALFNFVNEQTNDAEALKEEISKIKQDMEQFRVKGLQQEREHRSLLQDIDKQLEGVLSQRKANENRASIISEILDKTKTGVNNIFTKVECDRSAIEDMLGSSSGITENNIMSYLSLVEQRTNELLTVQAFLSTKDLKDPANFPLGQNPKLLQQNISIQPAVNSVAYDAEESPVTDEEERPLSQGELRQRIMKGVLEKEFCTTGSNKTIKDQSAVQRQITPTGRGSNLKH
- the odad1 gene encoding coiled-coil domain-containing protein 114 isoform X2 gives rise to the protein MPRGRSAASARSDNSEVDVDGAEEIAKLQRQFRIMEGDLQAYNMQTRKQIRKQQQEIEVLQKEQEELQRNLGACNSLSRQQQENKDIQTIQVLLEQREMLEEELQKGKKCQQELQKEISSMELKLAELRNGAVSNSNAQSSPEQRIQKSIRTTEYKLNRALTRLNKQLTKNSQVREELHTLYIERVRFQQLHNRLSKELQDVRKKIGEVINQSSAAYDTRVEAHSKATIIKEKALKDRDQYSAELKELERVIAHESTLKTFMIVKCSDAGRQDDEHEMGPRQSLEPKEQSRMDSGEESLDALEEAFERIRIATGEENLDQLVTRYIQVEDRNFALFNFVNEQTNDAEALKEEISKIKQDMEQFRVKGLQQEREHRSLLQDIDKQLEGVLSQRKANENRASIISEILDKTKTGVNNIFTKVECDRSAIEDMLGSSSGITENNIMSYLSLVEQRTNELLTVQAFLSTKDLKDPANFPLGQNPKLLQQNISIQPAVNSVAYDAEESPVTDEEERPLSQGELRQRIMKGVLEKEFCTTGSNKTIKDQSAVQRQITPTGRGSNLKH